In the genome of Nocardia sp. NBC_00416, one region contains:
- the trmD gene encoding tRNA (guanosine(37)-N1)-methyltransferase TrmD produces the protein MRIDVVTIFPEYLDPLRTALLGKAIDKGLISVDIHDLRHWTHDVHKSVDDSPYGGGPGMVMKPAVWGAALDEVCPDDALLVVPTPAGVPFTQATAQRWSGERHLVFACGRYEGIDQRVFDDAARRVRVEEVSIGDYVLIGGEAAVLVVTEAVVRLLPGVLGNQQSHEQDSFSDGLLEGPSYTRPVSWRGLEVPPILLSGDHARVEAWRREQSLIRTRERRPDLLPDND, from the coding sequence ATGAGGATCGACGTGGTCACCATCTTCCCGGAATACCTGGACCCGCTGCGCACCGCGCTGCTGGGCAAGGCCATCGACAAGGGCCTGATCTCGGTCGATATCCACGATCTGCGGCACTGGACCCATGACGTGCACAAATCCGTCGACGATTCCCCGTACGGCGGTGGTCCCGGCATGGTGATGAAACCGGCCGTCTGGGGCGCCGCACTCGATGAGGTGTGCCCGGACGACGCCCTGCTCGTGGTCCCGACGCCCGCCGGGGTGCCGTTCACCCAGGCGACCGCTCAGCGCTGGTCCGGGGAGCGGCATCTGGTGTTCGCCTGCGGCCGCTACGAGGGGATCGATCAGCGGGTGTTCGACGATGCGGCGCGCCGGGTCCGCGTCGAAGAGGTCAGTATCGGCGACTACGTGCTGATCGGCGGCGAGGCCGCGGTGCTGGTGGTGACCGAGGCGGTGGTCCGGTTGCTCCCGGGTGTCCTCGGCAATCAACAGTCCCACGAACAGGATTCGTTCTCCGACGGCTTGCTCGAAGGTCCCAGCTACACCCGGCCGGTGAGTTGGCGGGGGCTCGAGGTGCCGCCGATCCTGCTGTCCGGCGACCATGCCCGGGTCGAGGCCTGGCGTCGCGAACAATCCCTGATCCGCACCCGCGAACGGCGGCCGGATCTGTTGCCGGACAACGACTGA
- the rimM gene encoding ribosome maturation factor RimM (Essential for efficient processing of 16S rRNA) — translation MELVVGRVARSHGVRGELVVEVRTDEPEARFAPGVNLRGRAARSAQVRDFTVESAREHSGRLLVQLAGVTDRTAADALRGTLFLVDTADLGPSQDPDEYYDHELEGLRVELTDETLVGTVTEVLHSAAGELLSIRAADGGREILVPFVTAIVPTVSIADRLIVIDPPEGLLDPQ, via the coding sequence ATGGAACTCGTGGTGGGCCGGGTCGCCCGCTCGCACGGCGTGCGCGGCGAACTGGTCGTCGAGGTACGCACCGACGAACCGGAGGCGCGTTTCGCACCCGGCGTGAATCTGCGCGGGCGGGCGGCGCGCTCGGCCCAGGTCCGTGATTTCACCGTGGAGTCGGCCCGGGAACATTCCGGCCGGCTCCTGGTGCAACTGGCCGGCGTCACCGATCGGACCGCCGCCGACGCGCTGCGCGGCACGCTGTTCCTGGTGGACACCGCAGATCTCGGGCCTTCGCAGGATCCCGACGAGTACTACGACCACGAACTCGAGGGTCTGCGCGTCGAACTCACCGATGAAACCCTGGTGGGCACCGTGACCGAGGTCCTGCATTCGGCGGCCGGGGAACTGCTCTCGATCCGCGCCGCCGACGGCGGCCGGGAGATCCTCGTCCCTTTCGTCACCGCCATCGTGCCGACGGTTTCGATCGCCGACCGGCTGATCGTGATCGACCCGCCCGAAGGCCTGCTGGATCCGCAATGA
- a CDS encoding RNA-binding protein has protein sequence MSVVVADAVEHLVRGIVANPDDVRVELITGRRGRTVEVHVHPDDLGKVIGRGGRTATALRTLVAGIGGRGIRVDVVDTDQ, from the coding sequence ATGAGCGTCGTCGTCGCCGATGCCGTGGAACATCTGGTTCGCGGTATCGTCGCCAATCCCGATGACGTCCGCGTCGAGTTGATCACCGGCCGGCGCGGCCGCACCGTCGAGGTGCACGTCCACCCCGACGACCTGGGCAAGGTCATCGGCCGTGGCGGGCGCACCGCGACCGCGCTGCGCACCCTGGTCGCCGGTATCGGCGGGCGGGGTATCCGGGTCGACGTGGTCGACACCGACCAGTAG
- the rpsP gene encoding 30S ribosomal protein S16 → MAVRIKLTRLGKIRNPQYRIVVADARTRRDGRAIESIGLYHPKEEPSLIEIDSERAQYWLGVGAQPTEPVQRLLEITGDWQKFKGLPGTEGTLKVAAPKPSKLDLFNAALAAAENEPSAEAVTPKKKAKKDKEGDESAAESTEAAE, encoded by the coding sequence ATGGCTGTTCGCATCAAACTCACCCGTTTGGGCAAGATCCGCAACCCGCAGTACCGCATTGTCGTCGCGGACGCCCGCACCCGCCGTGACGGCCGGGCCATCGAGTCCATCGGCCTGTACCACCCCAAGGAAGAGCCCTCGCTGATCGAGATCGATTCGGAGCGGGCGCAGTACTGGCTGGGTGTCGGCGCGCAGCCGACCGAACCCGTCCAGCGGCTGCTGGAGATCACCGGCGACTGGCAGAAGTTCAAGGGCCTGCCGGGCACCGAGGGCACCCTGAAGGTCGCCGCGCCCAAGCCGTCGAAGCTGGACCTGTTCAACGCCGCGCTGGCCGCCGCCGAGAACGAGCCGTCCGCCGAGGCCGTGACCCCGAAGAAGAAGGCCAAGAAGGACAAGGAAGGCGACGAGTCCGCCGCTGAGTCCACCGAAGCCGCCGAGTAA
- a CDS encoding vWA domain-containing protein yields MSFLNRVLATTAAGVIGLLPAAAPALAQQAPQQGTEYAPTMLVLDASGSMLAPDPSGGTKMDAAKNAVRSFVTAAPSAAKVGLTAYGTSTGSSDAEKAAGCQDVKVLHPAETIDKPALTAASDQIVPSGYTPIGASLRTAAAALPPAGPRSIVLVSDGLDTCAPPDPCDVARELSAQGAEIVVHAIGFGVDDPSRAQLTCIAQTTGGTYTDAADGKTLEQVLPRVSAVALRTYAATGTPITGASGYRDAPVATPGQYLDVLDRKKPQYYAVDVPDGGTAYFTGTISFPRKDDSLSSNDRLELRVYGADGQDCHTQEQELGTRTGDGVALTVGSVWTGAAEPGSGSSETDKCRGGGRYYFALEWALASANAPARLPVELSVGVEPAVTDPGPAAGQAGVEFTAPTSPAAAVVGGGSFNVAADLPGSGRYSDTVQRGEFVFYRVKLDWGQGLSYRVRFAQTPERGSEYTSNIATSLYNPYRAEIDSDTMAYTGTEQVLPTFDPAISTAPIRYLNREASDSRYADQAVAGWYYIAVKLSPTEKVAPVPIELEVDIAGEPEPGPTYAGNTASDDTFGGDSKPLASGDSSDQPDGTAEGISTVVGIAVGVVAVVLIVAVALVVLLMRRRTR; encoded by the coding sequence GTGTCATTCTTGAACAGAGTTCTGGCCACCACCGCGGCGGGGGTGATCGGTCTCCTACCGGCCGCCGCTCCCGCTCTCGCACAGCAGGCACCGCAGCAGGGGACGGAGTACGCGCCGACGATGCTGGTGCTGGATGCGTCGGGTTCGATGCTGGCGCCCGACCCCAGCGGCGGCACCAAGATGGACGCGGCGAAGAACGCGGTCCGCAGTTTCGTCACCGCCGCGCCGAGCGCGGCGAAGGTCGGCCTCACCGCATACGGCACGTCGACCGGGTCCTCGGACGCGGAGAAGGCCGCCGGCTGCCAGGACGTCAAGGTGCTGCACCCGGCCGAAACCATCGATAAACCGGCCTTGACGGCGGCGTCGGACCAGATCGTGCCCAGCGGCTACACCCCGATCGGCGCCTCGCTGCGGACAGCGGCCGCGGCGCTGCCGCCAGCGGGACCCCGCTCGATCGTGCTGGTCTCCGACGGGCTCGACACCTGCGCACCGCCGGACCCGTGCGATGTCGCGCGGGAGCTGAGCGCGCAGGGCGCCGAGATCGTCGTGCACGCCATCGGCTTCGGCGTGGACGACCCCTCGCGTGCACAACTGACCTGTATCGCGCAGACCACCGGCGGCACCTATACCGACGCCGCCGACGGCAAAACCCTCGAACAGGTGTTGCCCCGGGTCAGCGCTGTCGCCCTACGGACCTATGCCGCGACCGGGACGCCCATAACGGGTGCTTCGGGCTACCGGGACGCTCCGGTCGCCACCCCGGGCCAGTACTTGGACGTCCTCGACCGGAAGAAACCCCAGTACTACGCCGTCGATGTACCCGACGGCGGGACCGCGTATTTCACCGGGACCATCTCGTTCCCGCGCAAGGACGACTCCCTCAGCTCGAACGACAGACTCGAACTGAGGGTCTACGGCGCCGACGGCCAGGATTGCCATACCCAGGAGCAGGAGCTGGGCACCCGGACGGGCGACGGGGTCGCACTGACGGTGGGCAGTGTCTGGACGGGCGCTGCCGAACCCGGCTCCGGCAGCTCGGAGACGGATAAATGCCGGGGTGGCGGACGCTACTACTTCGCGCTGGAATGGGCCTTGGCCTCGGCTAACGCACCGGCGCGCCTGCCGGTGGAGCTGTCCGTCGGGGTGGAGCCCGCGGTCACCGACCCGGGTCCCGCGGCCGGGCAGGCCGGGGTGGAGTTCACCGCACCCACTTCACCGGCCGCGGCCGTCGTGGGCGGCGGGTCGTTCAATGTCGCCGCGGACCTGCCCGGGAGCGGCCGTTACTCCGATACCGTGCAGCGTGGCGAGTTCGTCTTCTACCGGGTGAAACTGGATTGGGGTCAGGGACTGTCCTACCGGGTGCGGTTCGCGCAGACCCCGGAGCGGGGCAGTGAGTACACCTCCAACATCGCCACCTCGCTGTACAACCCCTACCGCGCGGAAATCGACTCCGACACCATGGCCTACACCGGCACCGAACAGGTGTTGCCGACCTTCGACCCGGCGATATCGACCGCGCCGATCCGGTATCTCAATCGCGAGGCCTCCGACAGCCGGTACGCCGATCAGGCCGTGGCCGGCTGGTACTACATCGCGGTCAAACTGAGCCCGACGGAGAAGGTCGCCCCGGTGCCCATCGAGTTGGAAGTCGATATCGCCGGCGAACCGGAGCCCGGGCCGACCTATGCGGGCAACACCGCGAGTGACGACACCTTCGGCGGAGATTCCAAGCCCCTCGCCTCGGGCGATTCGAGTGATCAGCCCGACGGCACCGCCGAGGGGATCTCGACGGTCGTCGGAATCGCGGTGGGGGTCGTCGCCGTCGTCCTCATCGTCGCCGTGGCGCTGGTCGTGTTGCTGATGCGCCGCCGCACACGCTGA
- the ffh gene encoding signal recognition particle protein — MFESLSDRLTGALKDLRGKGRLSPADIDATCREIRLALLEADVALPVVRGFIAKIKERAKGAEVSGALNPAQQVVKIVNEELVGILGGETRRLTLAKTPPTVIMLAGLQGAGKTTLAGKLAKWLRDQGHQPLLVACDLQRPGAVTQLQVVGERAGVPVFAPHPGTSIGGGANALGITAADPVAVAESGIAEARAKQYDVVIVDTAGRLGIDAELMAQAAGIRDAVNPDETLFVLDAMIGQDAVSTAEAFRDGVGFTGVVLTKLDGDARGGAALSVRNVTGAPIMFASTGEKLEDFDVFHPDRMASRILGMGDVLTLIEQAEQVYDAQQAEEAARKIGSGELTLEDFLDQMLAIRKMGPIGNLLGMLPGAGQMKDALAQVDDKQLDRVQAIIRGMTPAERDNPKIINASRRLRIANGSGVQVSDVNQLVDRFFEARKMMTMMGRQMGMPGANRRNKKQKGKKGKKGGRGPTQPKMRGGFPGMPGLPGGGGGMPDLSGMPPGLDQLPPGLENFDLSKFKFPDK; from the coding sequence GTGTTCGAATCCCTATCCGACCGGTTGACCGGTGCCCTCAAGGATCTTCGCGGTAAGGGACGCCTGTCGCCGGCCGATATCGACGCCACCTGCCGGGAGATCCGCCTGGCACTGCTGGAAGCCGACGTCGCGCTGCCCGTGGTCCGCGGTTTCATCGCCAAGATCAAGGAACGGGCCAAGGGCGCGGAGGTCTCCGGGGCGCTCAATCCGGCGCAGCAGGTCGTCAAGATCGTCAACGAGGAACTCGTCGGGATCCTGGGCGGCGAGACCCGGCGGCTGACCCTCGCGAAGACGCCGCCCACCGTGATCATGCTGGCCGGCCTGCAGGGCGCCGGTAAGACCACGCTGGCCGGGAAGCTCGCCAAATGGCTGCGCGACCAGGGACATCAGCCGCTGCTGGTGGCCTGTGATCTGCAGCGCCCCGGCGCTGTCACCCAGTTGCAGGTGGTCGGTGAACGCGCCGGTGTCCCGGTCTTCGCACCGCATCCCGGCACCTCGATCGGTGGCGGTGCGAACGCACTCGGCATCACCGCGGCCGACCCGGTGGCCGTCGCCGAATCCGGTATCGCCGAAGCGCGGGCCAAACAATACGACGTGGTGATCGTCGATACGGCCGGTCGGCTCGGCATCGACGCCGAACTCATGGCGCAGGCCGCCGGGATCCGCGACGCGGTGAACCCCGACGAAACCCTGTTCGTTCTCGACGCCATGATCGGCCAGGACGCGGTCTCCACCGCCGAGGCTTTCCGCGACGGCGTGGGCTTCACCGGCGTGGTGTTGACCAAACTCGACGGCGACGCCCGCGGTGGCGCGGCGCTGAGCGTGCGCAACGTGACGGGCGCGCCGATCATGTTCGCCTCCACCGGCGAGAAGCTCGAGGATTTCGACGTTTTCCATCCCGACCGGATGGCCAGCCGCATCCTCGGTATGGGCGATGTGCTCACCCTCATCGAACAGGCCGAACAGGTCTACGACGCGCAGCAGGCCGAGGAGGCCGCACGCAAGATCGGCAGCGGTGAGCTGACCCTCGAGGACTTCCTCGACCAGATGCTGGCCATCCGCAAGATGGGCCCCATCGGGAACCTGCTCGGAATGCTCCCCGGCGCCGGTCAGATGAAGGATGCGCTCGCGCAGGTCGACGATAAGCAGCTCGACCGGGTCCAGGCGATCATCCGCGGTATGACTCCGGCCGAACGGGACAACCCGAAGATCATCAACGCGTCCCGGCGGCTGCGCATCGCCAACGGTTCGGGTGTGCAGGTATCCGACGTCAACCAGCTGGTCGACCGGTTCTTCGAGGCCCGGAAGATGATGACCATGATGGGCCGGCAGATGGGTATGCCCGGCGCCAACCGCCGCAACAAGAAGCAGAAGGGCAAGAAGGGCAAGAAGGGCGGGCGCGGGCCCACCCAGCCCAAGATGCGCGGTGGTTTCCCCGGGATGCCCGGCCTGCCCGGCGGCGGAGGCGGTATGCCGGATCTGTCGGGTATGCCGCCCGGGCTCGATCAGCTGCCGCCCGGCTTGGAGAACTTCGATCTCTCCAAGTTCAAGTTCCCCGACAAGTAA
- a CDS encoding [protein-PII] uridylyltransferase, with protein MVSLGENRQEREPERAGGERPGKAAALSHGAADLVRARDQLLGGGAPRNPRLDAESLRAALVDLYELWLTSKGAEVGITPDSGLAIMAVGGLGRREMLPYSDLDLVLLHEDMDPKRVAEIADRLWYPLWDAHIKLDHSVRTVPHALKVASDDLVAALGMLDARHIVGNSELSDRVIAGIRKDWRSGIRGRFDELVTGVRARWERSGQVAHRSEPDLKNGRGGLRDIQLLDALAIAQLTDAMPGLGPDAPGGGLDQAHRRLLDVRTELHRVAGRARDQLRAQDADEIGAALRIGDRFDLARTLSDAARTVGYSVDVGLRTAGNALPRRGLARLRRMPVRRPLDEGVVEHAGEVVLARDSRPQRDPGLVLRVAAASAQTGLPMSATTLNRLSEDAPELREPWPKDALNDLLVLLGSGRGVIDAVEALDRTGLWGRLLPEWGAVRDLPPRDAVHVWTVDRHSVETVAYASALSTQVSRPDLLALGALLHDIGKGRVEDHCAVGAELATQIGRRMGLWPSDVEVLSALVRHHLLLPDIATHRDIDDPATVQHVVDALDHDPRRLELLHALAEADSLATGPGVWGEWKATLIGELVRRCRTVMAGEELPEPEPIPEELLARAARGGVHVELTPGDGKYTHIVTVVAPDTPGLLSNTAGVLALHSLRVLSASVGATGESAVNTFVVTPTFGGPPDAGLLRQEIKRAVAGDLDVRAVLADRERDALGAARYAQAEPRLLWAETADPGQLILQLRAEDRIGLLCRLAAVLAGTGADVRWAKVVTMGSFVVDAFCVELGERTGPDWRAEIESAILAVVPRPAPRKPPEPDQN; from the coding sequence GTGGTTTCGTTGGGTGAGAACCGGCAGGAACGGGAGCCCGAACGGGCGGGCGGTGAGCGGCCCGGGAAAGCGGCCGCACTGTCCCACGGTGCCGCCGATCTGGTTCGTGCCCGAGATCAGCTGCTGGGCGGCGGTGCGCCCCGGAATCCACGACTGGATGCCGAATCGCTGCGCGCGGCCCTGGTCGATCTGTACGAACTGTGGCTCACGAGCAAGGGCGCCGAGGTCGGGATCACGCCGGACAGCGGCCTGGCGATCATGGCCGTGGGCGGCCTGGGACGTCGCGAGATGCTGCCGTACTCCGATCTGGACCTGGTGCTGCTGCACGAGGACATGGATCCGAAACGGGTCGCCGAGATAGCCGACCGGCTCTGGTATCCGCTGTGGGACGCACACATCAAACTCGACCACAGCGTGCGCACGGTGCCGCACGCGCTGAAGGTCGCCTCCGATGATCTGGTCGCCGCGCTCGGCATGCTCGACGCCCGTCACATCGTCGGCAACTCCGAACTCAGTGACCGGGTGATCGCCGGTATCCGCAAGGACTGGCGCAGCGGTATCCGGGGGCGCTTCGACGAACTGGTCACCGGTGTCCGCGCCCGATGGGAACGCAGCGGGCAGGTCGCGCACCGCAGTGAGCCCGACCTGAAGAACGGCCGCGGCGGATTACGCGATATCCAGCTGCTCGACGCGCTCGCCATCGCCCAGCTCACCGATGCCATGCCGGGTTTGGGACCGGACGCGCCGGGCGGCGGACTGGACCAGGCACACCGGCGGCTACTGGACGTGCGCACCGAACTGCACCGGGTGGCGGGCCGGGCCCGCGACCAGTTGCGCGCCCAGGACGCCGACGAGATCGGGGCCGCCCTGCGGATCGGCGACCGATTCGATCTGGCCCGCACGCTGAGCGACGCCGCGCGCACGGTCGGCTACTCGGTGGACGTCGGATTGCGCACCGCGGGTAACGCGCTGCCGCGCCGCGGTCTGGCCCGGCTCCGCCGGATGCCGGTGCGGCGCCCGCTGGACGAGGGTGTGGTCGAGCACGCCGGAGAAGTGGTGCTGGCCCGCGATTCCCGGCCACAGCGGGATCCGGGGCTGGTGCTGCGGGTCGCCGCGGCCTCCGCGCAGACCGGGCTGCCGATGTCGGCCACGACATTGAACAGGTTGTCCGAAGACGCCCCCGAACTCCGCGAACCCTGGCCCAAGGACGCATTGAACGATCTGCTGGTGCTGCTCGGTTCGGGGCGCGGAGTGATCGATGCGGTGGAGGCCCTGGACCGGACCGGTCTGTGGGGGCGGCTGCTCCCGGAATGGGGCGCGGTCCGCGATCTGCCCCCGCGCGACGCGGTGCACGTGTGGACAGTGGACCGGCACTCGGTGGAGACGGTCGCGTACGCGAGCGCGCTGAGCACCCAGGTGTCGCGCCCGGACCTGCTGGCGCTCGGCGCGCTGCTGCACGATATCGGCAAGGGCCGCGTCGAGGACCACTGTGCGGTGGGCGCCGAACTCGCCACCCAGATCGGCCGCCGAATGGGGTTGTGGCCGTCGGATGTCGAGGTTCTCAGCGCGCTCGTACGCCACCACCTCCTGCTGCCCGATATCGCCACCCACCGCGATATCGACGATCCGGCCACGGTGCAGCACGTGGTGGACGCGCTCGACCACGATCCGCGGCGGCTCGAACTGCTGCACGCGCTCGCCGAGGCGGATTCGCTGGCCACGGGGCCCGGTGTCTGGGGCGAGTGGAAGGCGACGCTGATCGGGGAACTGGTCCGCCGGTGCCGCACGGTGATGGCGGGCGAGGAACTTCCCGAACCCGAACCCATCCCCGAGGAATTGCTGGCCCGCGCCGCGCGCGGCGGCGTGCACGTCGAATTGACGCCGGGCGACGGAAAATACACCCATATCGTCACTGTCGTCGCCCCGGACACGCCGGGTCTGCTGTCGAACACCGCGGGAGTGCTGGCTCTGCATTCACTGCGGGTGCTGTCGGCATCGGTCGGCGCGACGGGGGAATCGGCGGTCAACACCTTCGTCGTGACACCGACTTTCGGCGGTCCACCGGACGCGGGTCTGCTGCGGCAGGAGATCAAACGAGCCGTCGCCGGTGATCTGGACGTGCGGGCGGTGCTGGCCGACCGGGAACGGGACGCACTGGGCGCCGCGCGATACGCGCAGGCCGAGCCCCGGTTGTTATGGGCCGAGACGGCGGATCCCGGGCAGCTGATCCTGCAGTTGCGGGCCGAGGACCGGATCGGCCTGCTCTGCCGGCTCGCCGCCGTGCTGGCCGGTACGGGTGCCGATGTGCGCTGGGCGAAGGTCGTGACAATGGGGTCGTTCGTGGTGGACGCCTTCTGCGTAGAGCTGGGCGAGCGGACCGGTCCGGACTGGCGCGCGGAGATCGAATCGGCGATCCTCGCAGTGGTTCCGCGACCGGCGCCGCGCAAACCGCCGGAGCCGGACCAGAACTAG
- a CDS encoding P-II family nitrogen regulator → MKLITAIVKPFTLEDVKTGLEQAGVFGMTVSEVQGYGRQKGHTEVYRGAEYSVDFVPKVRVEVVVDDGSVDRVVDLIVEASRTGKIGDGKVWVTPVETIVRVRTGERGTDAL, encoded by the coding sequence ATGAAACTGATCACCGCAATCGTCAAACCGTTCACGCTCGAAGACGTCAAGACCGGCTTGGAGCAGGCGGGCGTATTCGGTATGACCGTGAGTGAGGTCCAGGGCTACGGCCGGCAGAAGGGCCACACCGAGGTCTACCGCGGCGCGGAGTACTCGGTGGATTTCGTACCGAAGGTGCGGGTCGAGGTCGTGGTCGACGACGGCTCGGTGGACCGGGTCGTGGACCTGATCGTCGAAGCGTCGCGCACCGGCAAGATCGGTGACGGCAAGGTCTGGGTGACCCCGGTCGAGACGATCGTCCGGGTCCGGACCGGGGAACGCGGCACCGACGCGCTATAG
- a CDS encoding ammonium transporter, whose amino-acid sequence MVETVIGAPNAGDTAWILTSAALVLLMTPGLAFFYGGMVRGKNVLNMIMMSISAMGVVTVLWVLYGFSVAFGTDKGGLLGDPGQFFGLKTLIAGFGDESAGVPLIGTLPATVFVAFQAMFAIITVALISGAVADRMKFGAWLLFSAIWATVVYFPVAHWVWGGGWIMEKVEAIDFAGGTAVHINSGAAALALAIVIGKRTGWPKTAFRPHNLPFVMLGAALLWFGWFGFNAGSAAAADGVAGATFVTTLVATAAALLAWLLVEKIRDGKPTSLGAASGIVAGLVAITPSCSSVNVLGALAIGAIAGAVCALAVSLKFKFGYDDSLDVVGIHMVGGILGTVLIGLFAAPEAPAGAEGLFYGGDLELLGRQALGAFAVLAYSFVIALVIAYAIKFTIGLRADAEAESTGMDDSEHAETAYDFAALGGTARSAGKEA is encoded by the coding sequence CTGGTGGAAACCGTGATCGGCGCGCCCAATGCCGGCGACACCGCGTGGATACTGACGAGCGCGGCGCTCGTCCTGCTGATGACACCCGGCCTGGCGTTCTTCTACGGCGGTATGGTCCGCGGCAAGAACGTGCTCAACATGATCATGATGAGCATCAGCGCCATGGGTGTGGTCACTGTGCTCTGGGTGCTATACGGCTTCTCGGTCGCATTCGGCACCGACAAAGGCGGCCTGCTCGGTGATCCGGGGCAGTTCTTCGGCCTGAAGACCCTGATCGCCGGATTCGGCGACGAATCGGCGGGCGTACCGCTGATCGGCACCCTGCCCGCGACGGTGTTCGTGGCGTTCCAGGCGATGTTCGCGATCATCACCGTCGCGCTGATCTCCGGCGCGGTGGCGGACCGGATGAAGTTCGGCGCCTGGCTGCTCTTCAGCGCCATCTGGGCCACTGTGGTGTACTTCCCGGTCGCCCACTGGGTCTGGGGCGGCGGCTGGATCATGGAGAAGGTCGAGGCCATCGACTTCGCCGGTGGTACCGCGGTCCATATCAACTCCGGCGCCGCCGCCCTCGCCCTGGCCATTGTGATCGGGAAACGCACCGGCTGGCCGAAAACCGCCTTCCGCCCGCACAACCTGCCCTTCGTCATGCTCGGCGCCGCGCTGCTGTGGTTCGGCTGGTTCGGCTTCAACGCCGGTTCCGCGGCGGCCGCGGACGGTGTCGCCGGTGCGACCTTCGTCACCACACTGGTCGCCACCGCCGCCGCGCTGCTGGCCTGGCTGCTGGTCGAGAAGATCCGCGACGGCAAACCCACCTCGCTGGGCGCGGCGTCCGGTATCGTCGCCGGTCTGGTCGCCATCACCCCGTCGTGTTCCTCGGTGAACGTGCTCGGCGCGCTGGCCATCGGCGCCATCGCGGGCGCGGTCTGTGCTCTTGCGGTGAGTCTGAAGTTCAAGTTCGGCTACGACGATTCGCTCGACGTCGTGGGTATCCACATGGTCGGCGGTATTCTCGGCACGGTGCTGATCGGCCTGTTCGCCGCCCCCGAGGCGCCCGCCGGCGCCGAAGGGTTGTTCTACGGTGGTGATCTCGAACTGCTGGGCCGTCAGGCTCTCGGTGCGTTCGCCGTACTCGCGTACTCCTTCGTGATCGCCTTGGTGATCGCGTACGCGATCAAGTTCACCATCGGCCTGCGCGCCGACGCCGAAGCGGAGTCCACCGGTATGGACGATTCCGAACACGCGGAGACGGCATACGATTTCGCTGCACTGGGTGGAACCGCACGTTCAGCCGGCAAGGAGGCATGA